From Pseudomonadota bacterium, the proteins below share one genomic window:
- the dapA gene encoding 4-hydroxy-tetrahydrodipicolinate synthase, translating to MGTMVALASPMDAAGRVDRASFQRMLDFQLAGGVDGVVVGGTTGESATLTVEELSDLIRTARAHLPESVSVIAGSGSNSTQRAADLTRLVFEAGADGAMVVTPFYNKPTQGGLVRHYEAVADAALGPVLLYNVPSRTACDMHPSTVAELAQHERIVAVKEAVADMQRLRELRERCGDQLAVLSGDDGSLIDALEVGVDGTVSVTANVAPKAMAQMVALGRGGNLGAARKIDDRLRKLHAALFVESNPIAVKWALTRLGVIDGPDLRLPLTPLDGAHEALLDDALRTAGLH from the coding sequence GTGGGGACCATGGTCGCGCTGGCCAGCCCTATGGATGCTGCCGGGCGCGTAGATCGCGCGTCGTTCCAACGCATGCTGGATTTTCAGCTCGCGGGTGGAGTCGACGGCGTGGTGGTCGGCGGCACCACCGGGGAGTCCGCCACCCTGACGGTTGAAGAGCTGAGCGATCTCATTCGGACCGCGCGAGCGCACCTTCCCGAGAGCGTGAGCGTGATCGCCGGCAGTGGCAGCAACAGCACGCAACGCGCCGCCGATCTGACACGCCTGGTGTTCGAGGCGGGAGCCGATGGAGCCATGGTGGTTACGCCCTTCTACAACAAGCCAACGCAGGGCGGCTTAGTGCGGCACTACGAGGCAGTGGCAGACGCGGCGCTAGGCCCCGTACTGCTGTACAACGTCCCGTCGCGAACGGCCTGCGACATGCACCCGAGCACGGTGGCCGAATTGGCGCAGCACGAGCGGATCGTCGCCGTCAAAGAGGCCGTGGCCGACATGCAGCGTTTGCGTGAACTGCGAGAGCGATGCGGGGATCAGCTCGCGGTGCTAAGCGGCGATGACGGTTCGCTGATCGACGCGCTGGAAGTGGGTGTCGATGGAACTGTCTCAGTAACGGCTAACGTCGCTCCCAAAGCGATGGCCCAGATGGTGGCCCTCGGTCGCGGCGGTAACCTAGGAGCCGCACGCAAGATTGACGATAGGCTACGTAAACTGCATGCCGCGCTGTTCGTGGAGAGTAACCCAATCGCGGTGAAATGGGCGCTGACGCGCCTCGGGGTGATCGACGGGCCAGACCTTCGCCTGCCATTGACGCCTCTCGATGGTGCCCACGAGGCGCTACTGGATGACGCGCTCAGGACAGCTGGCCTGCATTGA
- a CDS encoding alpha/beta hydrolase-fold protein has product MTTYSTPGTPATHRWLVVTLVLLLATTPNALVRAAPSVSAGRLQTLPPFEATHVPARTVRVWLPPDYPQDAPYDVVYMHDGQMLFDATTTWNKQEWGVDETAAALIASAETRPFLVVAIDNGGDRRHTEYFPERPWRALPAATRRAYLELERAPGIALFASEVASDAYLRFIVEQLKPYVDAHYAVLTAPASTFLVGSSMGGLISLYGLLEYPEVFGGAACLSTHWLGIFETADNPVPARFASYLRDTLPSPGAHRLYFDHGDQGLDAHYPPHQRAVDEVMRTAGYDDAHWITRSFPGEDHSENAWNRRLDTPLRYLLNTRPAAPSAPANANDD; this is encoded by the coding sequence GTGACTACTTACAGCACGCCAGGCACGCCGGCGACGCACCGTTGGCTTGTCGTCACCCTAGTACTCTTGCTGGCTACAACCCCCAACGCCCTTGTCCGCGCCGCGCCCAGTGTCTCTGCCGGTAGGCTCCAGACCCTTCCCCCGTTCGAGGCCACACACGTGCCGGCGCGCACGGTCCGCGTCTGGCTGCCGCCAGACTACCCGCAGGACGCACCGTACGACGTCGTGTACATGCACGACGGCCAGATGCTGTTCGATGCGACCACGACCTGGAACAAGCAGGAATGGGGGGTAGACGAGACGGCCGCGGCCCTGATCGCGAGCGCCGAGACGCGGCCCTTTCTCGTCGTGGCCATTGACAATGGCGGCGACCGGCGACACACGGAGTATTTCCCGGAACGCCCGTGGCGCGCCCTGCCCGCGGCGACACGCCGGGCCTACCTCGAACTCGAACGCGCCCCCGGGATTGCGCTGTTCGCGAGCGAGGTGGCCTCCGACGCCTACCTGAGGTTCATCGTCGAGCAGTTGAAACCCTACGTCGATGCCCACTACGCCGTCCTCACCGCGCCCGCCAGTACCTTCCTCGTCGGCTCCAGCATGGGCGGGTTGATCTCACTCTACGGGCTTCTCGAGTACCCCGAGGTCTTCGGCGGGGCCGCCTGCCTCTCCACCCACTGGCTCGGCATCTTCGAGACAGCAGACAATCCCGTGCCGGCGCGGTTCGCCAGCTACCTTCGCGACACGCTGCCATCGCCGGGAGCGCACCGCTTGTACTTCGATCATGGGGATCAGGGCCTAGACGCGCACTACCCACCACATCAGCGAGCGGTCGATGAGGTAATGCGCACTGCGGGCTACGACGACGCGCACTGGATCACGCGCTCGTTCCCGGGCGAGGATCATAGCGAGAATGCGTGGAACCGACGCCTAGACACGCCCCTGCGCTATCTGCTCAACACTCGCCCCGCTGCTCCGTCTGCGCCCGCCAACGCAAACGACGACTAG
- the sufB gene encoding Fe-S cluster assembly protein SufB, with protein sequence MQDVHDVVEGKYKHGFVTDIDTETVPPGLDEDVIRLISAKKNEPEFMLNWRLKAFRHWQKMTSPKWAHVHFPPIDYQAISYFAAPKSDKDKPKSLDEVDPKLLETYEKLGIPLHERAALAGVAVDAVFDSVSVATTFKEKLAEAGVVFCSFSEAVHSHPELIERYLGTVVPPRDNFFAALNSAVFSDGSFVYVPKGVRCPMELSTYFRINAANTGQFERTLIIVDEDSYVSYLEGCTAPMRDENQLHAAVVELVAMKNAEIKYSTVQNWYPGDENGVGGIYNFVTKRGDCRGDNSKISWTQIETGSAITWKYPSCILRGDNSVGEFYSVAVANNLQQADTGTKMIHIGRDTRSTIVSKGIAAGRAQQAYRGLVKVLPTAERARNHTQCDSLLMGDKCGAHTFPYMEVKQPTATVEHEATTSKISEDQLFYCRQRGIAEEDAVNMIVNGFCKEVFKELPMEFAVEAQRLLNVSLEGAVG encoded by the coding sequence ATGCAGGACGTCCACGACGTCGTCGAAGGCAAGTACAAGCACGGTTTCGTGACCGACATCGACACCGAGACCGTACCGCCCGGCCTGGACGAAGACGTCATTAGATTGATTTCGGCCAAGAAGAACGAGCCGGAGTTCATGCTCAACTGGCGCCTGAAGGCCTTTCGCCACTGGCAGAAGATGACCTCGCCAAAATGGGCCCACGTGCACTTCCCGCCGATCGACTACCAGGCGATTTCCTACTTCGCCGCGCCGAAGTCGGACAAGGACAAGCCGAAGAGTCTCGATGAAGTGGATCCGAAGCTCCTCGAGACCTACGAGAAGTTAGGCATCCCCTTACACGAGCGTGCCGCGCTCGCAGGCGTGGCCGTCGATGCGGTCTTCGACAGCGTCTCCGTCGCCACCACCTTCAAAGAGAAGCTGGCCGAAGCAGGCGTGGTGTTCTGCTCCTTCTCTGAAGCCGTACACAGCCACCCAGAGTTGATCGAACGCTACCTCGGTACGGTAGTGCCGCCGCGCGATAACTTCTTCGCGGCGCTCAACTCCGCCGTCTTCTCCGATGGCTCCTTCGTGTACGTCCCGAAGGGCGTGCGATGCCCGATGGAGCTCAGCACGTATTTTCGCATCAACGCTGCCAACACGGGGCAGTTCGAGCGCACGCTTATCATCGTTGATGAAGACAGCTACGTGAGTTACCTCGAAGGCTGCACCGCACCGATGCGCGATGAGAACCAGCTGCACGCCGCGGTCGTCGAGCTAGTGGCCATGAAGAACGCGGAGATCAAGTACTCCACCGTGCAGAACTGGTACCCCGGCGATGAGAACGGCGTCGGCGGCATCTACAACTTCGTCACCAAGCGCGGCGACTGCCGCGGCGACAATTCCAAGATCAGCTGGACCCAGATCGAGACGGGTTCCGCGATCACCTGGAAGTACCCGAGCTGCATTCTGCGCGGCGATAACTCCGTGGGCGAGTTCTACTCCGTGGCCGTGGCCAACAACCTGCAGCAAGCGGACACGGGCACCAAGATGATCCACATCGGCCGCGATACGCGCAGCACCATCGTCTCTAAGGGCATCGCCGCGGGCCGCGCCCAACAGGCCTACCGAGGCTTGGTCAAAGTGCTACCAACCGCCGAGCGAGCCCGCAACCACACCCAGTGCGATTCGCTGCTCATGGGCGACAAGTGCGGCGCCCACACTTTTCCCTACATGGAAGTGAAGCAACCAACGGCCACCGTCGAGCACGAGGCCACCACCTCCAAGATTAGCGAAGACCAGCTCTTCTACTGCCGCCAGCGAGGCATCGCGGAAGAGGACGCGGTGAACATGATCGTGAACGGCTTCTGCAAGGAAGTGTTCAAGGAGCTGCCGATGGAGTTTGCGGTGGAGGCCCAGCGCCTGCTCAACGTGAGCCTCGAGGGCGCCGTAGGCTAG
- a CDS encoding M48 family metalloprotease, with amino-acid sequence MTRLASSLATRRRRPTQVAVMLLGLLPLVVSTPVAAQPMPKSELPDIGAPWATTLSRAQAYQFGRMIMRQLRDADQVLEDPELTQYVQALGHKLSSRASDGEDKFEFFVVKDGAINAFALPGGFIGVNAGLIDATNTESELAGVLAHEVAHVTQDHIARRIHAQGQNGLVTGAALLAAVLLGAMAGVDGDAIAAAASVTQGVAAQQAINFTRSNEYEADRVGIGILAEAGFDPQGMPDFFETLGKRSGIRGTQIPEFLRTHPLEANRVAESRNRAAEYNDVEPPQDTLDYDLAKVRVRSLLADTRTEAVRYFEDFSPDGILEADVPTRYGYAISLLAADQPKRAEPFFRSLVNELGYVTAFHSGLAESLIAKGEVQDGLEVYEAALRLFPRNIPLTMRYSRALMNNGHAQQAHTLMLDLLNNINYTAEQLRLIALAASEAGDEGDAHYYMSEFHVVNGDLYQAIDQLKLAQEASDLKPVQRERFSARIEEIEKVLPRDRRGRIKPRPKDQ; translated from the coding sequence ATGACACGCCTCGCCTCATCGCTCGCCACACGCCGCCGTCGCCCGACCCAGGTCGCTGTGATGTTGCTGGGCTTGCTGCCGCTAGTGGTCAGCACGCCAGTGGCCGCCCAGCCAATGCCGAAGAGCGAACTGCCGGACATTGGCGCACCGTGGGCCACCACGCTCTCGCGTGCCCAGGCCTATCAGTTCGGCCGCATGATCATGCGCCAGCTGCGCGATGCGGATCAGGTCCTCGAGGACCCGGAGCTCACCCAGTACGTGCAGGCCCTCGGCCACAAGCTGTCGAGCCGAGCCAGTGATGGCGAGGATAAGTTCGAGTTCTTCGTGGTGAAGGATGGTGCCATCAATGCCTTTGCGCTGCCGGGCGGCTTCATCGGCGTCAACGCTGGCCTGATCGACGCCACCAACACGGAGAGCGAGCTTGCGGGCGTGCTCGCCCACGAGGTTGCCCACGTCACACAGGATCACATCGCCCGACGCATCCACGCTCAGGGACAGAACGGCCTCGTCACCGGCGCCGCGCTGCTGGCGGCGGTTCTGCTCGGCGCGATGGCGGGCGTGGATGGCGATGCGATCGCCGCGGCAGCCTCGGTGACCCAAGGGGTCGCGGCTCAACAGGCGATCAACTTCACACGCAGCAACGAGTACGAGGCTGATCGGGTGGGCATTGGCATCCTGGCAGAGGCGGGCTTTGACCCTCAGGGCATGCCCGACTTCTTCGAGACCCTGGGCAAGCGCTCCGGTATCCGAGGCACCCAGATCCCTGAGTTCTTGCGCACGCACCCCCTCGAGGCCAACCGCGTGGCCGAGTCGCGCAACCGCGCCGCTGAATACAACGATGTGGAACCGCCGCAAGACACCCTCGATTACGACCTCGCAAAGGTGCGTGTGCGCTCCCTCTTAGCGGACACGCGCACGGAGGCCGTGCGCTACTTCGAAGACTTCTCCCCCGACGGCATCCTCGAAGCGGATGTCCCCACGCGCTACGGCTATGCGATTTCTTTGCTGGCCGCCGACCAGCCGAAGCGCGCGGAACCGTTCTTCCGCTCCCTAGTCAACGAGTTGGGTTACGTCACAGCCTTCCACTCGGGCCTCGCCGAGTCGCTGATCGCCAAGGGCGAGGTGCAAGATGGACTGGAAGTCTACGAGGCTGCCTTGCGCCTGTTCCCCCGCAACATCCCGCTCACGATGCGCTACTCACGGGCGCTCATGAACAACGGGCATGCGCAGCAAGCGCACACGTTGATGCTCGATCTGCTCAACAATATCAACTACACCGCTGAGCAGCTGCGCCTGATCGCACTAGCAGCTAGCGAGGCCGGCGATGAGGGCGACGCGCACTACTACATGTCAGAGTTTCATGTGGTCAACGGTGATCTCTACCAAGCGATCGATCAGCTGAAGCTGGCCCAGGAAGCGTCAGACCTGAAGCCAGTCCAGCGCGAGCGCTTCTCCGCTCGCATCGAGGAAATCGAGAAGGTGCTACCACGCGACCGGCGTGGGCGTATCAAACCGCGACCGAAAGACCAGTGA
- a CDS encoding SUF system Fe-S cluster assembly regulator, which translates to MLRIGKLTDYGTLILTRLVGGQCVSAAQLAEQTRLGPATAAKILKALARTGILNSIRGTNGGYTLARPPSQISAAQIIDALEGPVAITECATGAGCCELETVCGVSNAWQHINVAIRRALDDISLAELANWKHGAVPSLQLGTLAHHPNGATTPVPAQEETSNA; encoded by the coding sequence ATGCTGCGCATCGGGAAACTCACGGACTACGGCACGCTCATCCTGACCCGGCTGGTCGGCGGACAGTGCGTGTCGGCGGCGCAACTCGCCGAACAAACGCGCTTAGGGCCCGCCACGGCCGCCAAGATCCTCAAGGCCCTCGCCCGCACCGGCATCCTGAATTCGATACGCGGCACGAACGGCGGCTACACCCTGGCTAGACCGCCCTCCCAGATCAGCGCCGCGCAGATCATCGACGCCCTGGAAGGGCCTGTCGCCATCACCGAGTGCGCCACGGGCGCGGGGTGCTGCGAGCTGGAGACCGTGTGCGGGGTTAGCAACGCCTGGCAGCACATCAACGTTGCGATTCGCCGGGCCCTCGACGATATCTCCTTGGCTGAGCTGGCCAATTGGAAACACGGGGCGGTGCCATCTTTGCAGCTGGGCACCCTCGCCCACCATCCGAATGGCGCGACCACCCCCGTGCCCGCGCAAGAAGAGACGAGTAACGCATGA
- a CDS encoding ACT domain-containing protein, translating into MKQLMVISAVGSDRPGLVHDLTAKILECGGNVMESRMVGLGSEFAMLMLIGGNWHTLARLEGELERLGEDRLAISVRRTEERAVRGDLLPYAVDVVCLDHEGIVSNLAGFFSQRGIEIAELSTRSYAAAHTGAAMFSVQMSVSIPSRVHIAALREEFMEFCDRLNLDAIMEPIKN; encoded by the coding sequence ATGAAGCAGTTGATGGTCATCTCCGCGGTGGGCTCAGATCGCCCCGGCCTGGTTCACGATCTCACCGCGAAAATCCTCGAATGCGGCGGTAACGTGATGGAAAGTCGCATGGTGGGCCTTGGCAGCGAGTTCGCCATGTTGATGCTGATAGGCGGCAACTGGCACACCTTGGCGCGCCTTGAGGGGGAGCTCGAGCGACTAGGCGAAGACCGCCTCGCCATCTCAGTGCGGCGCACCGAGGAACGCGCGGTACGAGGTGACCTGCTGCCCTATGCGGTGGACGTGGTATGCCTCGACCACGAGGGCATCGTGTCCAACTTGGCAGGCTTTTTCTCCCAGCGCGGCATCGAGATCGCTGAGCTCAGTACCCGCAGCTACGCGGCCGCTCACACAGGCGCTGCCATGTTCTCCGTCCAGATGTCCGTGAGCATCCCGTCACGGGTTCATATCGCCGCTCTGCGCGAGGAGTTCATGGAATTCTGTGACCGCCTCAATCTCGACGCCATCATGGAGCCAATCAAGAACTGA
- a CDS encoding diguanylate cyclase, with amino-acid sequence MIGLIIVASAVTSTFFILSALISAQSESAWLINISGRQRMLSQRIALHTVQLAREPQPSRATTLRDELDHDLALMLSSHEALVAASGGRERMSAELRTLYFDRIDAVDPAVQAFSRDVRALLAMDGQDERIEAADALTRRAKSSLLNGLNAVVLQLQVEAEARIRFLERLEFAVYLVTLLGLAAEAIFVFRPTLQELHRRARELDLLSYQASHDELTGLPNRRYFLDFADTTLAVAARKGHHTGVLHIDLDGFKSVNDHFGHAVGDEVLRWVAHRLRDTVRGGDFLARLGGDEFVLLVADVKSALELERSAARLLDALEASPQPPSGAAGAGASIGLALMAPGERSIEPLLQQSDRALYRAKSAGKAQWSWSTHQAAPSPEHG; translated from the coding sequence GTGATCGGTTTGATCATCGTGGCCTCGGCTGTGACCAGCACCTTCTTCATCCTGAGCGCGCTGATATCCGCGCAGAGCGAAAGTGCCTGGCTGATCAACATCAGCGGCAGGCAGCGCATGCTCTCCCAGCGCATCGCCCTGCACACGGTTCAGCTTGCTCGGGAGCCGCAGCCATCGCGCGCTACGACTTTGCGGGACGAGCTCGATCACGACTTGGCCCTGATGCTCAGTTCCCATGAGGCGCTGGTGGCTGCGAGCGGCGGTCGTGAGCGCATGTCTGCTGAGCTTCGAACTCTATACTTCGATCGCATCGACGCGGTCGACCCCGCCGTACAGGCCTTCTCGAGAGATGTGCGCGCGTTGCTGGCGATGGACGGGCAGGACGAGCGCATCGAAGCGGCAGATGCGCTCACGCGGAGGGCGAAGTCCTCCCTGTTAAACGGCCTGAACGCGGTCGTCCTGCAGTTGCAGGTGGAGGCCGAGGCGCGCATTCGCTTCCTTGAGCGTCTGGAGTTCGCCGTCTACCTAGTGACTTTGCTCGGTTTGGCGGCGGAGGCGATATTCGTGTTCCGTCCCACGCTGCAAGAGCTGCACCGCAGGGCTCGGGAGCTGGATTTATTGAGCTACCAAGCGAGTCACGATGAGCTGACCGGACTACCCAACCGCCGCTACTTCCTCGACTTTGCGGACACGACGCTCGCTGTGGCAGCACGCAAGGGTCACCACACGGGCGTGCTTCACATCGACTTGGATGGCTTTAAGTCCGTGAACGACCACTTCGGTCACGCTGTGGGCGATGAAGTGCTGCGATGGGTGGCGCATCGCCTGCGCGACACGGTGCGGGGAGGGGATTTCCTGGCGCGACTCGGGGGAGATGAGTTCGTGCTCCTGGTGGCGGACGTGAAGTCCGCTCTGGAACTGGAGCGGTCGGCCGCGCGCTTGCTCGATGCCCTGGAGGCATCCCCCCAACCGCCTTCGGGGGCGGCTGGTGCCGGTGCCAGCATCGGCCTAGCGCTGATGGCGCCCGGCGAGCGCTCGATCGAGCCGCTCCTGCAGCAGAGCGACCGCGCCCTCTACCGGGCCAAGTCCGCGGGCAAGGCCCAGTGGAGCTGGAGTACTCACCAGGCGGCGCCGAGCCCCGAGCATGGATGA
- a CDS encoding PhoH family protein, producing the protein MSTRNRPSNGADDRTPGTTRLAAAGVIAGDPGDAREAGSRRQPGSGGRRLFVLDTNVLIHDPTAMYRFQEHDVHLPMVVLEELDVLKKGMSEPARNARQASRFLDRIMQGVPHSGIEDGLALPGLMPDDVSPEHEESPSSEPGRLFFQTQTFEFSLPNGLPGSTPDNAILAATLALQERHPDVPITLVSKDINLRIKASILGVHAEDYYNDRTLTDTDVLYTGSEALDEDFWDQHGENMESWQEGLKALYRIHGPRVQAWHPSQFVHGEGDLHFEAIVREREGDTAVLEQVRDFRSEHNAVWGIQARNREQNFALNLLMHDDVDMVTIVGSAGTGKTLLALAAGLAQTLDKGAYNEIIMTRVTVPLGEDIGFLPGTEEEKMEPWMGALMDNLEVLAQTEDGDGWGRQATNDLIRRRIKIRSLNFMRGRTFLNRYIIVDEAQNLTSKQMKALITRAGPGTKLVCLGNVEQIDTPYLTETTSGLTYVVNRFRSWAHAGHITLLRGERSRLAHYASDIL; encoded by the coding sequence ATGAGCACCCGCAACCGCCCGAGCAACGGCGCAGACGACCGCACGCCAGGCACCACCCGACTCGCCGCCGCCGGGGTGATCGCTGGCGACCCAGGTGATGCGCGCGAAGCCGGCAGCCGGCGCCAGCCCGGCAGTGGGGGCCGTCGGTTATTCGTGCTCGATACCAACGTACTCATCCACGACCCCACGGCCATGTACCGCTTCCAGGAGCACGACGTGCACCTGCCGATGGTGGTCCTCGAAGAGCTCGATGTGCTCAAGAAGGGCATGTCCGAGCCCGCCCGCAACGCTCGCCAGGCAAGCCGTTTCCTCGACCGCATCATGCAAGGGGTACCGCACTCGGGTATCGAGGACGGCTTGGCACTGCCCGGCTTGATGCCGGATGACGTCTCCCCGGAACACGAGGAGAGCCCTTCCAGCGAGCCCGGGCGACTCTTCTTTCAGACCCAAACCTTTGAATTTTCTTTGCCGAACGGCCTCCCTGGCTCCACGCCGGACAACGCCATCTTGGCCGCGACGCTCGCTCTGCAGGAGCGCCATCCAGACGTGCCGATCACACTGGTGTCCAAAGACATCAACCTGCGGATCAAGGCGTCCATCCTCGGCGTGCATGCAGAGGACTACTACAACGACCGCACGCTAACCGACACCGACGTGCTGTACACCGGTAGTGAAGCGCTCGACGAAGACTTCTGGGACCAGCACGGGGAGAACATGGAGTCTTGGCAGGAGGGGCTGAAGGCGCTATATCGCATTCACGGCCCGCGAGTGCAGGCATGGCATCCTTCTCAATTTGTCCACGGCGAAGGCGATCTGCATTTCGAGGCCATCGTGCGCGAGCGCGAGGGCGACACCGCCGTGCTCGAGCAGGTGCGTGACTTTCGAAGCGAGCACAACGCCGTGTGGGGAATTCAAGCGCGCAACCGCGAGCAGAATTTCGCGCTCAATCTCCTAATGCACGACGACGTTGACATGGTCACTATCGTAGGCTCTGCCGGCACCGGCAAGACCCTCCTCGCCCTAGCTGCGGGCCTTGCCCAAACGCTCGACAAGGGCGCTTACAACGAGATCATCATGACGCGCGTCACCGTACCCCTGGGAGAGGACATCGGCTTCCTACCGGGCACGGAAGAGGAGAAGATGGAGCCCTGGATGGGGGCGCTGATGGACAACCTCGAGGTGCTGGCGCAGACCGAGGATGGCGATGGCTGGGGCCGTCAGGCCACCAACGATCTGATCCGCCGGCGCATCAAGATCCGCTCCCTGAACTTCATGCGCGGACGCACCTTCCTCAACCGCTACATAATCGTCGACGAAGCCCAGAACCTCACCTCCAAGCAGATGAAGGCACTGATCACCCGCGCCGGCCCTGGCACCAAGCTGGTTTGCCTTGGCAACGTTGAGCAAATCGACACGCCGTACCTCACAGAGACCACTTCGGGGCTCACTTACGTGGTCAACCGCTTCCGCAGCTGGGCCCACGCCGGCCATATCACCCTGCTCCGCGGCGAGCGCTCGCGCCTGGCTCACTACGCCTCGGACATCTTGTGA
- a CDS encoding alanine/glycine:cation symporter family protein: MDEPTSLAQKINGVLTPVADSVSSVIFYSVEVFGVALPLVVVWLMAAGVVLTLANRFVNVRGFVHGWKLVLKPQSHVDSPGEISHFQALSAALSGTVGLGNIASVPVAITLGGPGAIFWMVLAGFFGMSAKFAECALAVKYRRVLSDGRVLGGPMLYIEAVFGRLGMKTVGKAAAVFFAVMTLGASVSIFQVNQSHAQFVNVTGISAPIVYGVIMASGVAYIILGGIKRIGAAAQVIVPGMGLLYVGSALLILVLNADALPAAVQTILRSAFGLDAAAGGIVGALINGMKRATYSSEAGVGSAAIAHAAVRTKEPMTEGYVALLEPFIDTVLVCTLTGLVVVVTGVYEPYLFQPDVVGIEITSSAFAGTFSWFPYVLLVASVLFAFSTLVSWAFYGSQAAAYLFGPSRTTDVVFKLVLCLLLSTGAAVSLSAIIDFIDSMLFGMAIPNVIALYLLLPELRRDVASYEVRAGLRREGS; this comes from the coding sequence ATGGATGAACCGACAAGCCTCGCGCAAAAGATCAATGGTGTCCTGACGCCCGTCGCCGATAGTGTTTCATCGGTCATCTTCTACTCGGTGGAGGTGTTCGGCGTCGCGCTCCCCTTGGTGGTGGTGTGGTTGATGGCAGCGGGCGTGGTGCTCACGCTGGCGAACCGGTTCGTCAATGTCCGCGGCTTTGTACACGGGTGGAAGCTGGTGCTAAAGCCCCAGTCCCACGTCGACTCGCCCGGTGAGATCTCCCACTTTCAGGCCCTGTCCGCGGCGCTCTCTGGAACGGTGGGGCTCGGCAACATCGCGTCCGTCCCCGTGGCGATCACGCTCGGTGGCCCAGGTGCCATCTTCTGGATGGTTCTGGCGGGGTTCTTCGGCATGTCGGCCAAGTTTGCCGAGTGCGCATTGGCAGTGAAGTACCGGCGCGTGCTTTCTGACGGACGGGTGCTCGGTGGGCCGATGCTCTACATCGAGGCGGTCTTCGGGCGTTTGGGTATGAAGACTGTGGGAAAGGCCGCTGCGGTGTTTTTCGCCGTGATGACCTTGGGGGCATCAGTCAGCATCTTCCAGGTTAATCAGTCTCATGCGCAGTTCGTCAACGTCACTGGCATTTCCGCGCCGATAGTCTACGGCGTGATCATGGCGAGCGGTGTCGCATACATCATCTTGGGTGGCATCAAGCGAATCGGCGCAGCCGCGCAGGTGATCGTGCCTGGTATGGGCCTGCTGTATGTGGGATCAGCGCTGTTGATACTAGTGCTGAACGCTGACGCTCTCCCCGCTGCGGTGCAGACTATCCTGCGCAGCGCTTTCGGTTTGGACGCGGCTGCCGGCGGCATCGTGGGCGCATTGATCAACGGCATGAAGCGGGCCACCTATTCGTCGGAGGCCGGTGTGGGATCGGCCGCTATCGCCCATGCGGCCGTGCGCACGAAGGAACCGATGACCGAGGGTTACGTGGCCTTGCTCGAGCCGTTCATCGACACGGTCCTCGTGTGCACGCTTACGGGCCTGGTGGTTGTGGTGACGGGCGTCTACGAGCCGTACCTCTTCCAGCCGGATGTGGTCGGCATCGAGATCACCTCATCGGCATTTGCCGGCACCTTCTCCTGGTTTCCCTACGTGCTGCTCGTCGCCTCGGTGCTCTTTGCCTTCTCGACCTTGGTTTCATGGGCGTTCTACGGCAGCCAAGCGGCGGCGTACCTGTTTGGGCCGAGCCGCACCACCGACGTCGTGTTCAAGCTCGTGCTGTGCCTGTTGCTCTCAACCGGTGCTGCGGTGTCGCTGTCCGCGATTATCGACTTCATTGACTCGATGTTGTTCGGAATGGCGATCCCCAATGTCATCGCCCTGTACCTACTGCTGCCGGAGCTGCGCCGAGATGTCGCGTCCTATGAGGTGCGCGCAGGACTGAGGCGCGAGGGCTCCTGA
- a CDS encoding sigma-70 family RNA polymerase sigma factor → MRSPDYSQGPEALVVALARTGDRDAFAELVRRRQSWLRTLLRRCCGDLALADDLAQQTFLQAWKKLHQLRDPERFGPWLKRLGLSAWLARMRRLDPLANADVVGEEDASSEATTAADSADGAMIAGDLEAALDALAPAVRLCVVLAYHEGFTHEEIVELTQLPLGTVKSHVRRGTQKLRQQLLAYEDA, encoded by the coding sequence GTGCGATCACCTGACTACTCCCAGGGCCCGGAGGCGCTGGTCGTGGCTCTAGCGCGCACCGGCGATCGCGACGCCTTCGCGGAGCTGGTACGGCGCCGCCAGAGCTGGCTGCGCACGCTCCTGCGCCGCTGCTGCGGCGACCTGGCGCTCGCCGACGACCTCGCCCAGCAGACCTTCCTGCAGGCGTGGAAGAAGCTGCACCAGCTGCGCGATCCCGAGCGCTTCGGACCGTGGTTGAAGCGCTTGGGTCTGAGCGCTTGGCTGGCGCGCATGCGCCGCCTAGACCCTCTGGCCAACGCTGACGTGGTGGGCGAGGAGGATGCCTCGAGCGAGGCAACTACGGCAGCCGACTCGGCCGACGGAGCGATGATCGCTGGCGATCTGGAGGCGGCGCTCGACGCCCTGGCACCTGCCGTGCGCCTGTGCGTCGTGCTCGCCTACCACGAGGGCTTCACCCACGAGGAGATCGTGGAACTCACCCAGTTGCCCCTAGGGACGGTGAAATCCCATGTGCGCCGAGGCACTCAGAAGCTACGACAACAACTGTTGGCCTATGAAGATGCGTGA